A window of the Pungitius pungitius chromosome 3, fPunPun2.1, whole genome shotgun sequence genome harbors these coding sequences:
- the LOC119227052 gene encoding protein cordon-bleu, with the protein MDEAVNPLERDHFLSVLLPGGLERNATVHGSKPVMDLLVTLCANYRLNPSDYTVEVLSRNKNNISFKPNSAIGLLEAETIVLKPKATEEKIKRPYMPEASVRLLINYNKSHKAVVRVNPRVPLEMLLPAVCDKCELPVETTVLLRDSGSGEPLDLTESLNDLGLREVFAKDTAGKEHAELRRRPNTPEPDLPKNEKKPKGHTGFLSLFRRRKKNGEARGAGSVPASPGLRARTEASSSNNLPADTAMKRRAPQPPMCASQSVPSNLSTCHAGGSQMCAEDTLRRTRRRAPPPPCADTEAKAEVKGAEGSLNPAEELRQCDESDSMNLSLSPSSSSPHPQCSSFSSRPMFAHLHEGTRPSFREMNLSDARCALAKVLTSSVSKATLRLKNSATFPKFSNVSSFMTPRCSDSKPHGAELEPVLTSDLPTEHEAPAQRKGMTTFKVVPLMTAKAREPELEPNQMRGGDDPESEASPEAERNPTEAGGDPPSPDESETQTPLQSPEPSSPETLPPPQPAQDVDDQENQGSPRPEDGGIVEKPTEEGEPEDQSGVAPPDCRDGELPSEAQEDPAECQSPSGEPASADMEETEAEEEVIPEKEEQDLFPPPPPPIFFDEHMEEGEDTTASSLASPQPASPTSSGPLRGFSAHRRHAAAPEPSGTKGAAPSRFAQAVALAVQRCRLQSGGKALDPPEPGGPLP; encoded by the exons ATGGATGAGGCGGTAAATCCTTTGGAGAGagaccacttcctgtctgtgctcCTGCCAGGGGGACTGGAGAGGAACGCCACGGTGCACGGAAG CAAACCAGTAATGGACTTACTGGTGACCCTTTGTGCAAACTACCGTCTGAATCCGTCCGACTACACCGTCGAGGTTCTCTCACGGAACAAGAACAACATCAGCTTCAAACCCAACTCTGCCATTGGATTGCTGGAAGCGGAAACCATCGTGCTGAAGCCCAAAGCCACGGAGGAAAAGATCAAGAGGCCATACATGCCTGAG GCGTCTGTACGTCTGTTGATCAACTACAACAAGTCCCACAAGGCCGTGGTGCGAGTGAATCCCAGAGTGCCCCTCGAAATGCTGCTGCCAGCCGTGTGCGACAAGTGTGAGCTTCCAGTGGAGACCACCGTCCTACTGAGGGACTCTGGGTCCGGAGAGCCGCTGGATCTGACGGAGAGCCTGAATGACCTCGGGCTGAGGGAGGTGTTTGCCAAAGACACCGCGGGAAAAGAGCATGCTGAGCTCCGGCGCAGACCCAACACACCTGAACCAG ACCTGCCAAAGAATGAGAAGAAACCGAAGGGCCACACGGGGTTCCTAAGCCTGTTCAGACGAAGGAAGAAAAACGGCGAAGCG AGGGGGGCAGGGAGCGTCCCAGCTTCTCCGGGCCTCCGAGCACGAACCGAAGCGTCCTCTTCTAACAACCTGCCGGCAGACACGGCCATGAAGAGACGAGCCCCTCAGCCGCCCATGTGCGCCTCCCAGAGCGTCCCGAGCAACCTCAGCACCTGCCACGCCGGAGGGTCACAG ATGTGTGCAGAAGACACCTTAAGGAGGACCAGGAGAAGGGCACCGCCCCCTCCCTGTGCAGACACAGAGGCCAAAGCCGAGGTCAAAG GGGCAGAAGGCTCCCTGAACCCTGCCGAGGAGCTGAGACAATGTGACGAGTCCGACTCGATGAACCTGTCACTCTCACCATCGTCCTCATCACCACATCCCCAgtgctcctcgttctcctcgcGGCCCATGTTTGCTCATCTCCACGAGGGGACCCGACCTTCCTTTCGAGAGATGAATCTGTCCGACGCCCGCTGCGCTCTCGCCAAAGTCTTGACATCGTCCGTTTCCAAAGCAACTCTGCGTTTGAAGAACTCCGCCACCTTCCCAAAGTTCTCCAACGTCTCCTCCTTCATGACCCCCAGGTGTTCAGATAGCAAGCCCCACGGGGCAGAACTCGAGCCTGTCCTGACGTCCGACCTCCCCACCGAGCACGAGGCACCCGCGCAGAGGAAGGGGATGACCACGTTCAAGGTGGTTCCCTTGATGACGGCGAAGGCCCGCGAGCCAGAACTCGAACCGAACCAGATGAGGGGAGGCGACGACCCCGAGAGCGAGGCTTCTCCTGAGGCCGAGAGGAACCCGACGGAGGCTGGGGGAGATCCACCATCACCTGACGAATCAGAGACTCAAACACCTTTGCAGAGTCCAGAACCCTCGTCTCCTGAGACTCTGCCGCCCCCTCAGCCAGCGCAGGATGTAGACGACCAGGAGAATCAAGGCTCGCCTCGGCCCGAGGACGGCGGCATCGTCGAAAAGCCAACGGAAGAGGGTGAACCCGAAGATCAATCTGGGGTGGCGCCACCGGACTGCAGGGATGGAGAACTTCCCAGTGAGGCTCAGGAAGATCCGGCTGAGTGCCAAAGCCCCAGTGGAGAGCCTGCAAGTGCAGACATGGAGGAGACGGAAGCTGAGGAGGAAGTGATAccagaaaaggaagaacaggacctcttccctcctcccccaccgcccaTCTTTTTCGAtgagcacatggaggagggcGAAGATACCACGGCTTCCTCTTTGGCATCTCCTCAGCCAGCGAGTCCCACCTCCTCCGGCCCCTTGCGAGGATTCAGCGCGCACCGCCGCCACGCAGCGGCACCAGAGCCTTCGGGCACAAAGGGTGCGGCCCCATCCCGCTTTGCGCAGGCGGTGGCGTTGGCTGTGCAGAGGTGCCGTCTCCAGAGTGGTGGGAAAGCTTTAGACCCCCCGGAGCCCGGCGGTCCGCTCCCCTGA